The proteins below are encoded in one region of Metabacillus dongyingensis:
- a CDS encoding mechanosensitive ion channel family protein: MIEKYMTTESLIEIAVSIGIFVLFMVLRKLFTKYVFKMILKFSNKTPTDIFRNVLVAYEKPLRMFFILIGLYMAILYSPFLDNQRDVLSQFYRSSIVLVLAWGLYNLTASSSLLFDKVNRRFELEMDDILGPFLSKVMRFLILALTFSIIAQEFKYDVNGFVAGLGLGGLAFALAAKETIGNFFGGIIIITEKPFTLGDWIKTPSVEGVVEDISFRSTRIRTFPQALVTVPNSTLANEPITNWTKMGKRQIQFTIGVTYDTTESQLKTCVKRIEHMLSEHDGIHDDTINVIFNAFGDSSLDIFLNFFTKTTAYADHLSVKQDINYKIMAILEEEGVGFAFPSRTIYVEGAKQDAFEKTKQYS, encoded by the coding sequence ATGATTGAAAAATATATGACGACTGAAAGTTTAATTGAAATTGCTGTAAGCATCGGTATTTTCGTGCTGTTTATGGTCCTTCGAAAACTTTTTACGAAATACGTATTCAAAATGATTTTGAAGTTCAGCAACAAAACACCGACTGATATTTTCAGGAATGTCCTGGTTGCCTATGAAAAACCGCTCCGCATGTTTTTTATTCTGATCGGTTTATATATGGCCATTCTGTATTCGCCTTTTTTAGATAACCAAAGGGACGTTCTTAGTCAATTCTATCGATCTTCCATTGTGCTTGTGCTTGCATGGGGTCTTTACAATCTGACGGCATCTTCATCTCTCTTATTTGATAAAGTGAATCGCCGTTTTGAACTTGAGATGGATGATATTCTTGGTCCCTTTTTATCCAAGGTTATGCGCTTTCTTATTCTTGCGCTGACATTCAGCATCATTGCTCAGGAATTTAAGTATGATGTAAATGGTTTTGTGGCAGGGCTCGGACTTGGCGGTCTTGCATTTGCCCTTGCAGCGAAAGAGACGATCGGCAATTTTTTTGGCGGAATCATTATCATTACAGAAAAGCCTTTTACGCTCGGCGACTGGATTAAGACGCCAAGTGTCGAAGGAGTTGTAGAGGATATCTCATTTAGAAGCACGAGAATCCGGACATTTCCGCAGGCGCTTGTAACTGTGCCAAACTCAACACTTGCCAATGAGCCCATTACGAACTGGACGAAAATGGGCAAAAGACAAATTCAATTCACTATTGGCGTGACATACGATACAACAGAATCTCAGTTGAAAACATGTGTGAAGAGAATTGAACATATGCTGTCTGAGCACGATGGGATTCATGATGACACAATCAATGTCATCTTTAATGCTTTTGGCGACAGCAGCCTTGATATTTTCTTAAACTTCTTCACGAAAACAACAGCCTATGCAGATCATTTAAGTGTGAAGCAGGATATTAATTATAAGATCATGGCGATCCTTGAAGAAGAGGGTGTAGGTTTTGCATTCCCAAGCCGCACAATATATGTGGAAGGCGCTAAGCAGGATGCATTTGAAAAAACAAAGCAGTATAGCTAG
- the proC gene encoding pyrroline-5-carboxylate reductase, producing MKKSTILFIGAGRMAESILSGLVQSPNVKDIYVSNHRNKEKLFYLQKKYQVIPSLNWREDIEKADMVVLAMPPEVHLSLLQDMLPFIHNHFVVTIAAGIGPSFLEKHLPENTPAAWVMPNTASEIGQSMSLVAYGKAVLENHKSMLKQVLDAIGEAEECSEEQVHQLTAITGSAPAFLYAFSESLIDQAESYGVSHKTAVRLVAQMLAGSSSMLKAKLAPQELREQVTTPGGATAEGIKVLQEGGFDDLIKNAVIATNKKAMSKGKE from the coding sequence TTGAAAAAAAGCACGATTTTATTTATTGGGGCAGGCCGAATGGCGGAATCCATCTTATCTGGACTTGTACAATCTCCAAACGTAAAGGACATTTATGTATCGAATCATAGGAATAAAGAGAAACTGTTTTACCTTCAGAAAAAGTATCAGGTAATCCCTTCTTTAAATTGGAGGGAAGATATTGAAAAAGCGGATATGGTGGTTCTTGCAATGCCGCCAGAAGTTCATTTGAGTTTATTGCAGGATATGTTGCCGTTTATTCATAATCATTTTGTTGTTACAATAGCAGCCGGGATCGGGCCTTCTTTCTTGGAAAAGCATTTGCCTGAGAATACTCCTGCTGCATGGGTGATGCCTAATACTGCATCAGAAATCGGTCAGTCGATGTCCCTTGTCGCATACGGGAAAGCTGTGCTTGAAAATCATAAAAGCATGCTGAAGCAAGTACTTGATGCAATAGGCGAGGCTGAGGAGTGCTCAGAAGAGCAGGTTCATCAATTAACAGCAATCACAGGAAGTGCCCCCGCTTTTCTTTATGCATTTTCAGAGAGTTTAATTGACCAGGCTGAGTCCTACGGAGTCTCTCATAAAACGGCTGTCAGACTTGTCGCGCAGATGCTGGCCGGCTCATCTTCCATGCTGAAAGCCAAGCTTGCTCCACAAGAACTTAGAGAGCAAGTGACAACACCCGGAGGAGCCACCGCTGAGGGAATAAAAGTGCTTCAAGAAGGCGGATTTGACGACTTAATTAAAAATGCAGTCATTGCTACAAATAAAAAAGCCATGAGCAAAGGGAAGGAATAA
- a CDS encoding YitT family protein, whose product MEPHQMSVIKQHKKLPKAEIGKRMVLICFGAVLMAIGLEIFLVPNRVIDGGIVGISIILSHLTKVKLGIYLFFLNVPFFFIGYNQIGKTFALSTLLGVGVMSFTTALLHPVPVLTEDLLLASVFGGIILGIGVGLVIRYGGSLDGTEVLAILFNKQSPFSVGEIIMFFNLFILGSAGFVFGWDRAMYSLIAYFIAYKTIDVVIQGLDESKSAWIISENPDEVGQAILARLGRGVTYLNGEGAYTGDNKKVIFCVITRLEEAKLKSIVEELDPSAFLAVANITEVRGGRFKKKSIH is encoded by the coding sequence ATGGAGCCCCATCAAATGTCCGTCATCAAACAGCACAAAAAGCTGCCAAAGGCTGAAATTGGCAAACGCATGGTGCTGATTTGTTTCGGTGCAGTCTTGATGGCAATAGGTCTGGAAATCTTCCTCGTTCCTAATCGTGTGATAGATGGCGGGATTGTGGGAATTTCCATTATCCTTTCTCATCTGACCAAAGTTAAGCTTGGTATTTACTTGTTTTTTCTGAATGTGCCCTTTTTCTTCATTGGGTATAACCAGATTGGAAAGACGTTTGCGCTTTCTACTTTGTTGGGTGTAGGAGTTATGTCTTTTACGACGGCTTTGCTTCATCCTGTTCCTGTTTTGACTGAGGATCTCTTGCTTGCATCTGTTTTTGGAGGAATTATACTTGGCATCGGAGTCGGTCTGGTCATCAGGTATGGAGGATCCCTTGACGGTACAGAAGTTCTGGCGATTTTATTTAATAAGCAATCTCCTTTTTCCGTTGGGGAAATTATCATGTTTTTTAACCTGTTTATTTTAGGAAGTGCCGGTTTTGTATTTGGCTGGGACCGGGCGATGTATTCTCTTATTGCTTATTTCATTGCTTATAAGACGATTGACGTGGTCATACAGGGACTTGATGAATCGAAATCTGCATGGATTATAAGCGAAAATCCGGATGAGGTGGGTCAGGCAATCTTAGCCCGCCTCGGCCGCGGAGTTACGTACTTGAACGGGGAAGGAGCGTATACCGGCGATAATAAAAAGGTCATTTTTTGTGTGATTACAAGACTGGAAGAAGCAAAGTTAAAATCCATTGTTGAGGAATTAGATCCTTCTGCTTTTTTAGCTGTTGCCAATATTACAGAAGTAAGAGGCGGCCGCTTTAAAAAGAAGAGTATCCATTAA
- a CDS encoding YhdX family protein, with the protein MGKGRIRVEESIKVQTDEEMYEATLIEKAEEEEVK; encoded by the coding sequence ATGGGTAAAGGAAGAATTCGTGTGGAAGAAAGTATTAAAGTGCAGACGGATGAAGAAATGTACGAAGCAACTTTAATTGAAAAAGCGGAAGAGGAAGAAGTAAAGTAA
- a CDS encoding anti-sigma factor domain-containing protein, which translates to MKKKVALAPVDEQMNSVTAMASLMKNDSKEMVILQAEQLKQLKDGEVYQIWQIENKNPVAAGSFVPDSSGHGAVMYEMNLEGELNWDTIAITI; encoded by the coding sequence TTGAAAAAAAAAGTTGCACTTGCCCCGGTAGATGAGCAAATGAATAGCGTAACGGCAATGGCCTCACTGATGAAAAACGATTCAAAAGAAATGGTCATCCTTCAGGCTGAACAGCTGAAGCAGCTGAAAGACGGCGAAGTCTATCAAATCTGGCAGATTGAGAATAAAAATCCAGTCGCAGCCGGTTCATTCGTTCCAGATTCATCCGGACATGGTGCCGTCATGTACGAAATGAACCTGGAAGGCGAGCTCAATTGGGATACAATAGCCATAACGATATGA
- a CDS encoding ribonucleotide-diphosphate reductase subunit beta, with translation MTHSLKARSIMDAGAPNRSTAIINGSSSNVLNWDDVSYPWAYAKYKKMLANFWTPFEINMSGDIKQFPQLSKEEQDAFLKIIGLLALLDSIQTDYAGKVSEYITDSSINALMIMLAQQEVIHNHSYSYVLSSIVPKHVQDEVFEYWRSEPILRKRNEFVTNGYQDFAEEPNVSNLLKSIVYDVILEGLFFYSGFAYFYNLARNQKMVATSTMINYINRDEQIHVDLFVKIFKEVLREYPEYHTEELAAFVKETFMEAAALEIEWGRFIIGNKIDGIHMKDVEDYIKFYANVRCNQLGFERPFEENRTNPLKWIKAYEEVDLGKSDFFEQKSRQYTKVNSIDNGFDDL, from the coding sequence ATGACACATTCATTGAAAGCAAGGTCAATTATGGATGCAGGGGCACCAAACCGGTCCACAGCCATTATTAACGGCAGCAGCTCCAATGTATTGAACTGGGACGATGTTTCCTATCCCTGGGCTTACGCAAAATATAAAAAAATGCTGGCAAACTTCTGGACACCCTTTGAAATTAATATGTCCGGCGATATTAAGCAGTTCCCTCAATTATCAAAAGAAGAGCAGGATGCTTTTCTGAAAATCATCGGTCTGCTCGCACTGCTTGACAGCATCCAGACCGATTATGCAGGAAAGGTCTCGGAATATATAACAGATTCAAGCATTAACGCATTGATGATCATGCTCGCACAGCAGGAAGTCATCCATAATCATTCATACTCTTATGTTCTGTCAAGCATTGTTCCGAAGCATGTGCAGGATGAAGTATTTGAATATTGGAGAAGCGAACCCATTTTAAGAAAACGGAACGAGTTTGTCACGAATGGATATCAGGACTTTGCTGAAGAGCCGAACGTCAGCAATCTTCTTAAATCCATTGTGTATGATGTCATTCTTGAAGGTCTGTTTTTTTACTCAGGTTTTGCTTATTTCTACAACCTTGCCCGCAATCAAAAAATGGTCGCGACAAGCACGATGATTAACTACATTAACCGTGATGAACAAATACACGTAGATTTGTTTGTAAAAATATTCAAAGAAGTTCTGCGCGAGTACCCGGAATATCATACAGAGGAACTCGCAGCTTTTGTCAAAGAAACCTTTATGGAAGCTGCAGCTCTTGAAATTGAGTGGGGACGCTTTATCATAGGCAATAAAATAGACGGAATTCATATGAAGGACGTTGAGGATTATATAAAATTTTATGCAAATGTCAGGTGCAATCAGCTTGGCTTTGAACGCCCATTTGAGGAAAACCGGACAAATCCGCTGAAGTGGATCAAAGCTTATGAAGAAGTAGATCTCGGAAAGTCTGATTTCTTTGAGCAAAAATCACGTCAGTATACGAAAGTCAACTCCATCGACAACGGATTTGATGACCTATAA